One Populus nigra chromosome 16, ddPopNigr1.1, whole genome shotgun sequence genomic window, ttttgctttgttattttttcttggtttgccTTTTATGAGTGTAGTCTCGGGATCAAAAGTTAacatgagttaatttttttggttctttttttaaatttcatcattcaacattttgaTGTATTAGATATTAgtattcttgaatattttttcttttcttttctattgtgTTATCTTGATCCTGTGTCCATGATCGTAAGGTTagcaggttaacccgagttgactctgatttttttttttagccttttttaactaaacttctctttttatttttgtcatttgaaATTGGTTTGTTTCATGATTgaactttatgattttatttagttttctttcAAACGCGATTATCCTAATATCATGCATGAGTCAAAGATTTTGCATCTTGACCTGGGTGGGCTCAaatcaacctttttttaattttattttttttttaattttcatctttcaacattttattttctagaaattgagtttcaacatttttctttttatttttctttctatgaagttatcattttctcattttatttgttatgaaTTGACATTTGgacttttttttcctgctttcaTTTTATAGGTTGCAAGTTTTAGAAAATAGACCAGGTTTATGATATTTGCCCAggtttactttgttttttttttttactttatttaagcttcagttttttttaagaattttgctttgttatttttttacggTTTGCTTTTTATGGGGTTAGTCTTAGGTTCATGACTAGAATCatcaattttaaaagttgacacgattgaattttgttaatttttttttaaaaatgaatttatttcaattttatccttcatttattagaaaatgttctttatactttttttacCTTTCATTTCTATTGGGTTGTCCTAATTGTGTAGTCATAGTCGTGGGGTTAGTGAGTTAAACCAGGTTgactcgaattttttttttctttttttttttattgattttttttgtttgtatcatttaacattaggttgttcgataattgagtttcatgattttatttgatgtcCTTTCAAACATGATTACCCTGACATCACGACCAAATTAGAGATTTTGTATCTTGACCCAAGCGTGCTCAgatcgagttttttttatatatatttataatttttttttagtttttatccttcaacattttatttgctagaaattgagtttcaacttttttctttttattttttgttctatgaagttatcactttctcattttatttgttaGGAATTGACATTTGAACTTTTTTTCCTGCTTTCATTTCATAAGTTACGAGTTTTAGAGATTCTATCAGGTTTAAGATGTGTTGCCCGGGTTTGCTcccttttttcccctttattttagttttttttttagttttgctaCGTCATTTTTTACGGTTTGCCTTTTATAGGGTTAGTCTTGGATTTATGACTAGAATCATCGGTTCAGTtgacttttgttattttttttttaaattgatttatttcaatttcatcattcatttattggaaaatgtttttcatactttttttccctttcatttctATTGAGTTACCTAGATATTACGATTACTAGGTCAGAGATTTTGCATCTTAATGTGAATGTGCTCAGAtcgagttatttatttatttatttaattatattttttcttaattttgtatttcaacattttatttaatagaaattgagtttcattttttttttcaacttgtttcTATGGAATTATCGCgttctcatttgatttattaaaaattactattcAGACTTTTTTCCATACTATCTTTTTAATGAGATTATCTCAGTCTTATACTCATGATTACGGAGTTTGCGAATTAGCCCAGTTTAAttgaaatctattttttgttgtttttttaaattattttttttaaaattttgctttttaacattaagttgtttagtaatttaaataggcttaattaatgttttttcagtttttttgttgttattttttatttaaattactaaTATTTATCCAAGAAGTAAAATcccataacttttttttcttaacattttgTTTTACGTCAAAAACAGGATTTTGTCATCCCGCGGCAAAGCTTGTGTACGCTTATCCATTTCTCGAAGAATATTAATTTAGGTAAATCATGCTAGCCTATCATTTCAGTGGGACTAATCAAAGCATGTGGAATTACTCTTTAGTCTTAACCATAGAAATGCCAACATTTTTACCAGTATTGCTCTTTACTATCATTACATttgacaatattattattattattattattattataaaagcaGTATATCAATAATTGCGTTGGCGTGGTAATCAGCAATAATACTTTGCCTGCTACCTCACCTTAtttagagcaaaaaaaaaaaacacaacagcgAGAGCATTCATGACTGGTCAAACAGCAAACTAATTTGCCGAGGTAATTTTGCCAGCTACCAAGACCAATTCcttcgttatatatatatatatatatgaaaagacaATCTCGTAAATACCCGAAGAAATCAGGGCTAAACTTTAAGGCAAGTAGTCGCTTATCTACGAGTGCCTCCAGTCCAAAACCTTCTTCTCTCCTTTCCTCGCCAGCAGAATCCAGAAAAAATAACAGTCAAGCTCTCTAGGCCCCTGCTGCTTTTACGCGGTAGAGTAGAAATAGACGACGGGCTCAGTCTCTTCAAGCCAAACACCAGTTCTCCTCCATGCACTGAATCCAAACCCTAATCCTAATCCCAACCAATCCTTTcgcaatctctctctctctctctctctctctctctctctcactcacaTCACAAGCCATGGGTGGAAATGGGAAGCGCAGGTGGAAAATCTCCTTTTATTCTCGCTCAAAACCCACACAAACccaacatcaacaacaacaacctcCTAAAGAATTCCTTTGCCCCATTTCTGGATCCTTAATGTTCGACCCCGTTGTTGTCTCCTCTGGCCAAACCTTCGAGCGGCTCTCCGTCCAAGTTTGTCACGATTTAGGCTTTTTCCCCACCCTCCAAGACAACTCCCTTCCTGATTTCACCAACGTAATCCCCAATTTAGCTATCAAAACAACGATTCAAAACTGGTGTGATTCTTCAGGCACCCAACACCCCCCCGCACCGGATTACTCCTCCCTCGAGGAAATTATCCGTGAGAAAATGAAATTCTCGTCCCCGTCAGCATCATCGTTATCCAAGTCGATGCAGTTAAGTCCAGATATTAGAGTTTCCGAGAGGGAGTTGCTCAAAGCAGTAGCTGAAAACCCTCCGGTTTTGTTTTCCCATGCCAACACTGAGTTGACTCACCGAGTCAACCATTTCTACTCCAGCTCCTCCGAGGAATCTGTAATTGTCAACACAGCCGCCACTCCATCAGCGAGTCCACTCACTCCTTTGCCTCTCGCGACTCGGCCAGCGTGTTATTCTTCCACTTCATCGTCGTCCAATTCGATTGCGGAATCCGAAACCCTAACCGTAACCGAAAATCCTAAATTGTCGCGTGAAGAAGATGAGATACTGGAAAAGCTTAAGAGTCTTGATGTACGCGATCAAGAACAAGGTCTGATTTCGCTACGAAAGATCACGAGAACGAAAGAGGAAACCAGAGTTTCACTTTGTACGCCACGATTACTCTCTGCTCTTCGTACTTTATTTCCGTCACGATATTTTTCTGTCCAAACAAATGCCATTGCTTCACTTGTTAATTTGTCGTTAGAGAAAGTAAATAAGGTGAAAATTGTGCGGTCTGGTTTTATTCCTCTATTGATTGATGTGTTGAAAGGGGGATTTGATGAAGCGCAAGAGCACGCGGCTGGTGCTTTATTTAGTTTAGCTTTAGAGGATGAGAATAAAATGGCAATTGGTGTTTTAGGTGCGTTGCAGCCGTTGATGCACATGTTGAGGGCAGAGAGTGAGAGAGCTCGCCATGATTCCTCATTGGCCTTGTATCATTTGAGTTTAATACAGAGCAATCGGGTTAAGTTGGTGAAACTTGGGGCTGTTTCGATGTTGTTGAGTATGGTGAAATCGGGTGATCTGGCGAGTAGGTTGCTGCTTGTGTTGTGTAATTTGGCTGCTTGTAATGAAGGGAGGTCGGCCATGCTTGATGCTAATGCGGTGGCAATATTGGTGGGGATATTGAGGGAGGGTGGTGGAGGGGATTCAGAGGTGATTCGGGAGAATTGCGTGGCTGCATTGTTTGCGTTGAGTCATGGGAGTATGAGGTTTAAGGGATTGGCTAAGGAGGCAAGAGCTGTGGAGGTGTTGAGGGAGATTGAAGAGCGAGGGAGTAATAGAGCAAGAGAGAAAGCTAAGaggattttgatgatgatgagaggGAGAGACGAGGAGGACGAGGAAATTTGTTGGGAAGAGGTTTTGGAATCAGGTGGAATCAGTCGGACTCGGTACCGAGCTGGTGGCAGAAATTTGCCTGGTCCAAACTCCActaatttttgatttttgtagAGTCTGTCATtatttattgtcttttgtttATTGATACATCTTTGTGGGTGTGAAGGTGGGAATATGTTTTATGcccctttctttctcttattGTTGTTGAGTTCGGTTGATGGTAATCAAAGCTGTAATATATTTGGAATGTGTTGGATATGTACATAAATAGCTAGGATTTGGAATAGAGATTAGAAACAAAATTTGGATTTAGTATTGTTGGATATTTCACTAATGATATGATCTATCTCTGTAAGTGTATGCACATGCATAATTATTGGAGCTGACCACTACATTGTTTGTGCCAAGACCCaggatttttattatattatcccATATTGACCTGTTCTTGAATGGCTGCGTTTGTTGCGCTGTGTCCTCTTCTATTAGTGGTTTTCTGGGTACGTTACATTTATGATGGGAATGTTAGGTATGCTTCCCACTTTCCCCTTGGCATTTGGCAAAGCTCACCTGTCTATGTTGGATTCGGGATGTTGTAGGCTACTCTCtgttatacacacacacacacacacacacacacacacacacacacacatgtatgaaTGTATTCTGGTGCTCGCCATTCGCCTGTCAAGTGTTAAATGGAACTTTTTATTTCCAAAAAGTTTAGGCTGTGGTTGAAATGAATTTGTGAAGGAATGATGAGTTTGAAAGAGCTTTCagttttctcctctttttctcACATCAAATCAAGATTTGGACCCGGTGCCTCTGTTGCAAATGAGAAAATAGTTATGATATGTTTTAGCTGAGCTGTGCATTGATGCGTAGCAATTCCCTGGTCATTTGTTCAATATGTATATAGTTATTTTACCTGCCCTTTATAAATCTGTATTTTCCTCTGTGTACTGTAAGGGAAAAAGGGATAAGATGCAGGGAATGGCGTTCTGATTGACTAGACTTTAATCGCCATGTAAACACGGATGAAAAAATTTCAGTAAAGAGAGAATTCGTTAGATGAATCATTGCCCATTTGGTTTTTTCACAAGTGGATGGAGTTTTCTGCAGACAGGGTATTGAAATTAGGATGCTGGTCCTGTCATAAAATAGGATACTGATTGTCTTTTGCAAAGATCCCGTCAAAAAATAGGATACCAATCTTGTTTATTCGAAAAGTTCCCACTCGGTCTCTCACTCCATGCAGGTAtggatttgaaaaaattttaaaaattaaaaaaaaaattaattattttttttatttttaaattgttttaataaatgagttgatgttaaaaataatttttttaataaaaaatttttaaaaaataattattactatatttttaaacaacatGATAACATTGAACTAGCCACTGGAGAGACATGCAGCGCCTCACGTTGACAATTCATGTGTTCATCATGGCTTCTCTCTCATTTCTTGTCTGGGTTGAACAACCAAGTTGGTGttgtcttttctgtttttttttaagacatcAATTGAGATTGCTTGCAATTTGAAATACCCATGAATGTTCCAAGAGGCACTAGTAATGGAGTGTGTTACTATAGCTAGGCACATAGGAGCATCTGTTGTAAGAAACCGAGCAAGGACAGCGGCAACGTGGGACTCACACATTGTATTTCTTTGATTGCCTTTTTTGAGAGGGACGTGCCCATGGCTTGTCGATCATAAAGCATGATCTTCGATCATGCTCCTGCCCAAATGAAAAGCTAGATGGAGATGGCAGAGAAACATGAAGAATTTTCATGAAGTCTTTCCGATTGCCAGAGCGTAGTTTTGATATTTGGAGACGACACTTCAGTGGAGAAGGCCGAGGTGGATAATGTTTTGTGCCTGGCTAAAGTTGTGTTATGGTGAGTATTGTGCAAAAACAATGAAGTGCTCATAAGTTGTTTCCcttgtcattattttttattttatttattttgtatataatatataggccagaaatcattatttttaaattcatatatttattttttcaaagtgaatttttgctttttaattttaaaatcaaggaAAATTAGAAAATAGGCATCTTTATgtgagattttaaattatttgtcaaataaatacaaaaaaataaaaagagagaggagggacacgattttggtaaaaaataagggtgcaaaaacga contains:
- the LOC133676224 gene encoding U-box domain-containing protein 38-like codes for the protein MGGNGKRRWKISFYSRSKPTQTQHQQQQPPKEFLCPISGSLMFDPVVVSSGQTFERLSVQVCHDLGFFPTLQDNSLPDFTNVIPNLAIKTTIQNWCDSSGTQHPPAPDYSSLEEIIREKMKFSSPSASSLSKSMQLSPDIRVSERELLKAVAENPPVLFSHANTELTHRVNHFYSSSSEESVIVNTAATPSASPLTPLPLATRPACYSSTSSSSNSIAESETLTVTENPKLSREEDEILEKLKSLDVRDQEQGLISLRKITRTKEETRVSLCTPRLLSALRTLFPSRYFSVQTNAIASLVNLSLEKVNKVKIVRSGFIPLLIDVLKGGFDEAQEHAAGALFSLALEDENKMAIGVLGALQPLMHMLRAESERARHDSSLALYHLSLIQSNRVKLVKLGAVSMLLSMVKSGDLASRLLLVLCNLAACNEGRSAMLDANAVAILVGILREGGGGDSEVIRENCVAALFALSHGSMRFKGLAKEARAVEVLREIEERGSNRAREKAKRILMMMRGRDEEDEEICWEEVLESGGISRTRYRAGGRNLPGPNSTNF